Proteins encoded within one genomic window of Prosthecobacter algae:
- a CDS encoding malate dehydrogenase produces MSKAPITVAVTGAAGQIGYSLLFRIASGALFGADQPVNLRLIERNDEKALSALNGVCMELDDCAFPLLNSITPTSELDVGFQGVNWAILVGSVPRGPGMERKDLLKINGGIFTGQGKAIEKNAAGDVRVLVVGNPCNTNCLIAMNNAKGVPADRWFAMTRLDENRAKSQLAAKAGVHHSTVSNLAIWGNHSATQYPDFFNAKIDGKAVTDVISDHAWLKGDFIKTVQQRGAAIIAARGLSSAASAANAACDTVHSLTRPTPEGDWTSVAVCSDGSYGIEKGLMFSFPIRTDGNKWEVVQGVPVNEFSQEKIKATETELREERDAVTELGLI; encoded by the coding sequence ATGAGCAAAGCCCCCATCACAGTCGCAGTCACCGGTGCCGCCGGTCAGATTGGTTATTCCCTCCTCTTCCGCATCGCTTCCGGTGCCCTTTTCGGAGCCGACCAGCCAGTGAATCTCCGCCTGATCGAGCGCAATGACGAGAAAGCCCTGAGCGCGCTCAACGGCGTGTGCATGGAGCTGGATGACTGCGCTTTCCCCCTGCTCAATAGCATCACCCCCACCAGCGAACTGGACGTCGGCTTCCAGGGCGTCAACTGGGCCATCCTCGTCGGTTCCGTGCCACGTGGCCCAGGGATGGAGCGCAAGGACCTCCTGAAAATCAACGGCGGCATCTTCACTGGCCAGGGCAAAGCGATCGAGAAAAACGCCGCTGGTGACGTGCGCGTCCTCGTGGTGGGCAACCCGTGCAACACGAACTGCCTCATCGCCATGAACAACGCCAAGGGCGTGCCTGCAGACCGCTGGTTTGCCATGACCCGTCTGGACGAAAACCGCGCCAAGAGCCAGCTCGCCGCCAAGGCTGGTGTGCATCACAGCACCGTTTCCAACCTGGCCATCTGGGGCAACCACAGCGCCACCCAGTACCCTGACTTCTTCAACGCCAAGATCGACGGCAAAGCTGTCACGGACGTGATCAGCGACCACGCTTGGCTCAAAGGTGATTTCATCAAGACGGTCCAGCAGCGCGGTGCAGCGATCATTGCCGCACGTGGCCTTTCCTCTGCCGCCTCCGCTGCCAATGCCGCCTGCGACACCGTCCACAGCCTCACCCGCCCAACACCTGAAGGCGACTGGACCAGCGTGGCCGTCTGCTCCGATGGTAGCTATGGCATCGAAAAAGGCCTCATGTTCTCCTTCCCGATCCGCACCGACGGCAACAAGTGGGAAGTCGTGCAGGGCGTGCCCGTGAATGAATTCAGCCAGGAAAAGATCAAGGCCACGGAAACCGAGCTCCGCGAAGAGCGCGACGCCGTGACCGAACTGGGCCTGATCTGA
- a CDS encoding LamG-like jellyroll fold domain-containing protein, translating to MRPSFLLCLASAWLPLTTFAQDLSALRSALTFHASFDQDLQADFSKGDKLSYVKKGKELVAAVPNEEAKIAPGEGKFGNALWFPKKGVTRPQYKDAGVLGYNGQSWSSTVSVWLRLDPDKDLEPGYCDPLQIVGDDGKKGFIFLEWSKDETPRYFRYAIRPLFEIWNPTNIQWADIPFDKRPMVQVERARAPFSRQAWTHVVFTVENINDKTRKPAGRLYMNGELKGSIENWDLTFAWDPAQVWLVLGAAYVGHMDDLAVFNRALTAVEVKQLGSLKTGVQELHAPSQK from the coding sequence ATGAGACCTTCCTTCCTCCTCTGCCTGGCCAGTGCTTGGCTGCCATTGACCACCTTTGCTCAGGACCTCAGCGCTTTGCGCTCGGCCCTGACCTTTCATGCGTCGTTTGATCAGGATCTCCAGGCCGATTTCTCCAAGGGCGACAAACTCAGCTACGTGAAAAAGGGCAAGGAGCTGGTGGCGGCGGTGCCGAATGAGGAGGCAAAGATCGCGCCCGGAGAGGGCAAGTTTGGCAACGCGCTGTGGTTCCCGAAAAAGGGTGTCACTCGTCCACAATACAAAGACGCTGGAGTGCTGGGTTACAATGGCCAAAGCTGGAGCAGCACCGTCTCCGTGTGGTTGCGGTTGGATCCAGACAAGGACCTGGAACCGGGCTATTGCGATCCCCTGCAGATCGTGGGGGATGACGGCAAAAAGGGCTTCATTTTCCTGGAGTGGTCCAAGGATGAAACACCCCGCTATTTCCGCTACGCCATCCGACCTTTGTTTGAGATCTGGAATCCCACCAACATCCAGTGGGCAGACATCCCTTTCGATAAACGCCCCATGGTGCAGGTGGAGCGGGCACGCGCGCCGTTTTCCCGCCAGGCCTGGACGCATGTGGTCTTCACGGTGGAGAACATCAATGACAAGACGCGTAAGCCTGCTGGACGGCTTTACATGAATGGCGAGCTGAAGGGCAGCATTGAAAACTGGGACCTCACCTTCGCTTGGGACCCTGCTCAAGTCTGGCTGGTGCTGGGCGCTGCCTACGTGGGGCACATGGATGACTTGGCGGTCTTTAACCGGGCTTTGACAGCGGTCGAGGTCAAACAACTGGGCAGTCTGAAAACAGGCGTGCAGGAATTGCATGCGCCCAGCCAGAAGTGA
- a CDS encoding ATP-dependent DNA helicase, with translation MISILEASEGALGGPTLAERMHLAFSTEGKLALSPQFEYRPQQQRMAQLVAGALEKNKPLVVEAATGVGKSLAYLIPAVQYALEQGRKAIICTHTINLQEQLIHKDIPIVKKILGPFHAELLKGRSNYLCPTRLKNAYSHSGDLFSSSETAELQLIEDFFRDNPSATLSEMDFTPGARVWSLVCSEPHACTPRRCPPGSGCVYQDVRRRMAEADVLVLNHTLFFTLLASAEEGPLADDTNFIFPRDFVILDEAHTIENIAAKAFGIHVSESNIRFELGRLFNPKTRKGFFQSLGEQDGTREVSQCLGMVESFFRTAENACKFTGPYAKEFRVREPELVEDTLSLPLQRVARIAQKAGDAAKSEGQKLELLDIAKRLGALRLAISSFLDQSEEGHVYWAERSGGDNKIVSFHSAPIDVAPKLESIFFTGTKACVFTSATLGVGDDVKLNYFRKRVGAYKAQAATIESPFDFKKQMKLYLVKRMPEPGRPEYQDAMIEQIEYFLGLSKGRAFVLFTSYSQMTALADRIEDFCLDHGWRLLVQGRGMPRHQMLHEFKKDTHSILFGTDSFWTGVDVPGEALSNVIITRLPFAVPDHPVTASRLEYLEEQGLNSFSEYSVPEAILKLRQGVGRLIRTQNDKGMVVILDNRILTKPYGRAFMASLPDCPTEIVG, from the coding sequence ATGATCAGTATTCTCGAGGCCTCTGAAGGTGCTCTCGGCGGGCCGACGCTTGCGGAGAGGATGCACCTGGCCTTTTCCACGGAGGGAAAACTGGCCCTCTCCCCCCAGTTTGAATACCGACCACAGCAGCAGCGCATGGCCCAACTGGTGGCGGGCGCGCTGGAGAAGAACAAACCTCTAGTGGTGGAGGCTGCCACAGGCGTCGGCAAATCCCTGGCCTACCTCATTCCTGCCGTCCAATACGCGCTGGAGCAGGGCCGCAAGGCCATCATCTGCACACACACGATCAACCTTCAGGAGCAGCTCATCCACAAGGACATCCCGATCGTCAAAAAGATCCTCGGCCCCTTCCATGCCGAGCTACTGAAAGGCCGCAGCAACTACCTCTGCCCCACCCGCCTGAAGAACGCCTACTCCCACAGTGGCGATCTCTTCAGCAGCAGCGAGACGGCGGAGTTGCAGCTCATCGAAGACTTCTTTCGCGACAATCCCTCCGCCACGCTGAGCGAGATGGACTTCACCCCCGGGGCCCGAGTTTGGTCCCTAGTGTGCAGTGAGCCTCATGCCTGCACCCCGCGCCGCTGCCCGCCCGGCAGTGGCTGCGTGTACCAGGACGTGCGCCGCCGCATGGCCGAGGCCGATGTACTGGTGCTGAACCACACGCTGTTTTTCACCCTGCTTGCCTCCGCCGAAGAAGGCCCGCTGGCGGATGATACCAACTTCATCTTCCCGCGTGACTTCGTTATTCTGGACGAAGCCCACACCATCGAAAACATCGCCGCGAAGGCCTTCGGCATTCACGTCAGCGAGTCCAACATTCGTTTTGAGCTGGGCCGTCTGTTCAATCCGAAAACGCGCAAAGGCTTCTTCCAATCTCTGGGCGAGCAAGATGGCACCCGCGAGGTCTCCCAGTGCCTGGGCATGGTGGAAAGTTTCTTCCGCACGGCGGAAAACGCCTGCAAATTCACCGGCCCCTACGCCAAGGAATTTCGCGTGCGCGAGCCGGAGCTGGTGGAGGATACCCTTTCCCTGCCCCTGCAGCGCGTGGCACGCATCGCCCAAAAGGCGGGTGACGCCGCCAAAAGCGAAGGCCAAAAGTTGGAGCTGCTAGACATCGCCAAACGACTCGGGGCCCTGCGCCTCGCCATCAGTTCCTTCCTGGATCAAAGCGAGGAAGGCCATGTGTATTGGGCCGAACGCAGCGGTGGGGACAACAAGATCGTCTCCTTTCACAGCGCGCCCATTGATGTGGCCCCCAAGCTAGAAAGCATCTTCTTCACCGGCACCAAGGCCTGTGTCTTCACCAGTGCCACCCTGGGCGTGGGCGATGATGTGAAGCTGAACTACTTCCGCAAACGCGTGGGGGCTTACAAGGCGCAAGCCGCCACCATCGAGAGCCCGTTCGATTTCAAAAAGCAGATGAAGCTTTACCTGGTGAAGCGCATGCCCGAACCCGGGCGGCCCGAATACCAGGATGCGATGATCGAACAGATCGAGTACTTCCTCGGCCTGTCCAAAGGCCGCGCCTTCGTGCTCTTCACCAGCTACAGCCAGATGACCGCCCTGGCGGATCGCATCGAGGACTTCTGCCTGGATCATGGCTGGCGTCTGCTCGTGCAGGGGCGCGGCATGCCCCGGCACCAGATGTTGCATGAGTTCAAGAAGGACACGCACAGCATTTTGTTCGGCACGGATAGCTTCTGGACCGGGGTGGACGTCCCGGGCGAGGCCCTCAGCAACGTCATCATCACCCGCCTGCCCTTCGCCGTGCCGGATCACCCCGTCACCGCCTCCCGCCTAGAGTACCTGGAGGAGCAGGGCCTAAACAGCTTCAGCGAATACAGCGTGCCGGAGGCCATCCTGAAACTTCGCCAAGGCGTAGGCCGCCTCATCCGCACCCAGAACGACAAGGGCATGGTCGTCATCCTCGACAACCGCATCCTCACCAAACCCTACGGCCGCGCCTTCATGGCCAGCCTGCCGGATTGCCCGACAGAGATTGTGGGATAA
- a CDS encoding sulfatase, which yields MFRALLSLTLLFASFVSAAERPNLILIIADDVSWDDLGCYGNSAARTPNLDKLAAKGRRFDEAYLTASSCSPSRSSVITGRYPHNNGRASELHQPIAAHLPWFPRLLKDAGYYTALVGKHHMTSDKPAEGEKPQPPPFDLVEAGNGPGNKGGHATWVKTLQERPKDKPFFGWFASLDAHRDWDADKDWKEDLYGPKHDPAKVIVQPFLNDDAETRQDLASHSNEITRLDYFVGQVVAELEKQGALDNTLLLMMADNGRAFPRAKTRLHDSGMKTPFIAHWPAGIGQPGTPSQSLVSAIDVAPTMLGLAQVPVPPSMQGVSFAPVLAKPDAIVRQHAFSEHNWHDYAAHGRAVRSEGFLLIRNNRPQEPWQGPADSVRSPSYLQLRQARDAGKLTPAQADVFLAPRPTEELYRTAADPNQLSNLANDPDYASVKARRAKLLDQWTEQTGDSAPVDVSKDMFGRETGESLYKRRDTSYRGTPAGWDREAAKINAPGPR from the coding sequence ATGTTCCGCGCCCTTCTTTCCCTCACGCTCCTTTTCGCATCGTTTGTTAGCGCTGCTGAACGACCTAACCTGATCCTCATCATCGCGGATGATGTGAGCTGGGATGACCTAGGGTGTTATGGCAACAGCGCGGCCCGTACGCCGAACCTCGACAAGCTGGCGGCGAAAGGACGCCGTTTTGATGAAGCCTACCTCACGGCCAGCAGTTGCAGCCCCAGTCGCTCCAGTGTCATCACGGGCCGTTACCCGCACAACAATGGCCGTGCCTCAGAGCTGCATCAGCCCATCGCCGCCCATCTGCCGTGGTTCCCACGTTTGCTGAAAGACGCCGGTTATTACACCGCGCTGGTGGGCAAGCATCACATGACCTCCGACAAGCCTGCCGAGGGTGAAAAGCCGCAGCCACCGCCTTTCGATCTCGTCGAGGCTGGAAATGGGCCCGGCAACAAAGGCGGGCATGCCACCTGGGTGAAAACCCTGCAAGAGCGCCCAAAAGACAAACCTTTTTTTGGCTGGTTCGCCTCGCTGGATGCCCACCGCGATTGGGATGCGGACAAGGACTGGAAAGAAGATCTTTATGGTCCCAAGCACGACCCTGCCAAGGTCATCGTGCAGCCTTTCCTGAATGACGATGCAGAAACGCGGCAAGATCTGGCCTCCCACTCCAATGAGATCACGCGGCTGGATTACTTTGTGGGTCAGGTGGTGGCGGAGCTGGAGAAACAAGGTGCGCTGGACAACACCCTGCTGCTCATGATGGCGGACAACGGCCGCGCCTTTCCGCGCGCCAAAACTCGCCTGCATGACTCCGGCATGAAGACGCCCTTCATTGCCCACTGGCCCGCTGGCATCGGCCAACCCGGCACCCCCAGCCAGAGCCTCGTCAGCGCCATTGACGTTGCCCCCACCATGCTCGGCCTCGCTCAGGTCCCCGTGCCCCCAAGCATGCAAGGCGTGAGCTTCGCTCCCGTCTTGGCCAAGCCTGATGCCATCGTTCGTCAGCATGCTTTCTCAGAGCACAACTGGCATGACTACGCCGCCCATGGTCGCGCGGTGAGATCCGAAGGTTTTCTCCTCATCCGCAACAACCGCCCCCAGGAGCCCTGGCAAGGACCGGCAGACTCCGTGCGGTCTCCATCCTACCTGCAACTGCGCCAAGCCCGCGACGCTGGCAAGCTCACCCCCGCCCAGGCCGATGTGTTCCTGGCCCCACGTCCCACGGAGGAACTCTATCGCACCGCCGCCGATCCTAACCAACTTTCCAACCTGGCCAATGATCCCGACTATGCCTCGGTAAAAGCCCGGCGGGCCAAACTCCTGGACCAATGGACCGAACAGACTGGCGACAGCGCCCCCGTCGATGTTTCCAAAGACATGTTTGGCCGTGAAACCGGCGAGTCCCTCTACAAACGCCGCGATACCTCCTATCGCGGCACCCCCGCCGGCTGGGACCGCGAAGCCGCCAAAATCAATGCCCCCGGCCCCCGCTAA
- a CDS encoding M23 family metallopeptidase has protein sequence MSRFFALFLAAVTSASALDLRLPTDNGALLVGDGSGYFQFVDRDFEGVKSTPWEGGQFGFVRDARRVGQRIAFARFHEGMDVKPTQRDAKGNPLDDIHPILPGTVVYVTASAGQSNYGRYIVVQHDLTEGAFFSLYAHLASSNVTVGDKVTHSSVLGRMGYTGSGIDQRRAHLHVELNLLLNPEFEAWHASHFRSPNHHGPYNGMNLLGVDLQALYQAHQKNPAITLSEFIQGNEAWFELTVPATAKMDFIKRYPWLRDVPTGPVNAWKIRCTRWGLPVSVRAADQAVQKPVVSWVKDDPIPHYYNTRGLVSNSGQITVSGLQFVQLLIGL, from the coding sequence ATGTCCCGTTTCTTCGCCCTCTTCCTAGCGGCCGTCACCAGTGCCAGTGCGCTGGATTTGCGACTGCCGACCGACAACGGAGCCCTGCTCGTCGGGGATGGGTCGGGGTATTTCCAGTTTGTGGACCGGGACTTCGAAGGGGTGAAATCCACTCCTTGGGAAGGCGGCCAGTTCGGTTTCGTACGGGATGCCCGCCGCGTGGGCCAGCGCATCGCTTTTGCCCGCTTTCATGAGGGCATGGACGTGAAACCCACCCAGCGGGATGCCAAAGGCAATCCTCTGGATGACATCCACCCCATCCTCCCTGGCACAGTGGTTTATGTCACGGCCAGCGCGGGTCAGAGCAACTATGGGCGCTACATCGTCGTCCAGCATGACCTCACCGAGGGCGCTTTCTTTTCGCTGTACGCCCACCTCGCCTCTTCGAATGTCACTGTGGGCGACAAGGTGACCCACAGCTCCGTGCTCGGCCGCATGGGCTACACTGGCAGTGGCATTGATCAGCGCCGCGCCCACCTGCATGTGGAATTGAACCTGCTGCTGAACCCCGAGTTTGAAGCCTGGCACGCCAGCCACTTTCGCTCCCCCAACCATCACGGCCCCTACAATGGCATGAACTTGCTGGGTGTGGACCTCCAGGCGCTTTACCAGGCCCATCAGAAAAACCCGGCCATCACCCTGTCTGAATTCATCCAGGGCAATGAGGCTTGGTTTGAGCTGACCGTCCCGGCCACCGCCAAGATGGACTTTATCAAACGCTACCCGTGGCTGCGCGATGTGCCCACCGGCCCCGTGAATGCCTGGAAGATCCGCTGCACACGCTGGGGCCTCCCCGTCAGCGTCCGCGCGGCTGATCAGGCCGTCCAAAAACCTGTCGTTTCCTGGGTCAAAGATGACCCCATCCCTCATTACTACAACACCCGCGGCCTGGTGAGCAACAGCGGCCAGATCACCGTCAGCGGCCTGCAGTTTGTCCAGTTGTTGATCGGACTGTAA
- a CDS encoding transposase: MNLIPFDPSADFHVHRENLPHWRQRETTYFVTSRLADSLPEKVMEGWRMKRDEWLNRHGLKSPAELTRLEDEKRHEYHREFTARFHELLDAGHGQCVLASSDCADLLFQRLSAGHEKSYWLDAWCIMPNHLHALVQPAKNSDLGEIIRHWKGGSAYDINRLLGQSGALWQKEPFDHIVRSESQLEHFRKYIAENPLKAGLKHGFVVGSGKVIQSFSSPPP; this comes from the coding sequence ATGAATTTGATTCCGTTCGATCCGAGCGCGGATTTCCACGTCCATCGGGAAAATCTGCCGCATTGGCGTCAGCGGGAGACGACTTATTTTGTAACCTCGAGACTGGCAGATTCTCTTCCCGAAAAGGTAATGGAAGGTTGGAGGATGAAACGTGATGAATGGTTGAATCGCCATGGTTTGAAATCGCCTGCCGAACTGACAAGATTGGAGGACGAAAAGCGCCATGAATATCACCGTGAATTCACGGCTAGATTTCATGAACTCCTGGATGCAGGACACGGGCAGTGTGTGCTAGCAAGCTCGGATTGCGCTGACCTCTTGTTCCAAAGACTCAGCGCCGGGCATGAGAAATCTTACTGGCTGGATGCGTGGTGCATCATGCCAAACCATCTTCACGCCTTGGTACAGCCCGCGAAAAATAGCGATCTAGGGGAGATCATCCGCCATTGGAAAGGCGGTAGCGCTTATGACATCAACCGTTTGTTAGGCCAGAGCGGAGCCCTATGGCAAAAAGAGCCCTTCGATCACATTGTGCGCAGTGAATCTCAGTTGGAACACTTCCGAAAATACATCGCTGAGAACCCCCTGAAAGCAGGATTGAAGCACGGGTTTGTCGTCGGCTCCGGCAAAGTAATCCAGAGCTTTAGCTCGCCCCCACCTTGA
- a CDS encoding VCBS repeat-containing protein: protein MKPSHLCLAALTALFSGHVAANDTLTPLKYNNPGLVVDLGVGLWAWPMPMDFDGDGDLDLVVNCPDKPYNGIYFFENATGDTAKNKMPVFKPGVRFSKGAQNVQVSYVDGKPVVMSPGMVHPDFLKTGIEKEVKLGPEKNIHMNKVRANMWRSVDYDGDGQQDLIVGVGDWTEYGWDNAYDANGRWMNGPIRGYVYLLRNTGNNDKPTYDKAKKVMATDRPVETFGWPSPNFADFDGDGDLDLLCGEFLDGFTYFENTGSRTQPKYALSKRLKAETGNYLTMDLEMITPTAYDWDKDGDLDLIVGDEDGRVALVENTGKLVEKAPVFKEPVYFQQEADQIKFGALVTPVGFDWDGDGDMDLICGNTAGYVAFIENLSGKGVEKPKWAAPVRLEAEGKAIRPMAGPNGSIQGPCEAKWGYTTQTVADWDGDGLPDLVLNSILGKVVWYKNIGTRAKPKLGAAQPVDVEWNGPQPHLAYGWLKPKGKALLTQWRTTPVAVDWNKDGLMDLVMLDQEGYLAFFERAKKDGKLILQHPKRVFCADKEAKAPGVVDKALAHLKVRNPVDMKAGEALRLNAGIAGKSGRRKICIMDWDSDGKLDILLNSANANFIRQTSDADGKWFFADMGLLSDANIEGHDVSPTTVDFNDDGIPDFVGGAEDGHLYYLRNPKSK, encoded by the coding sequence ATGAAGCCTTCCCATCTCTGCCTCGCTGCGCTCACGGCGCTGTTTTCCGGCCATGTTGCCGCGAATGATACGCTGACCCCGCTGAAGTATAACAATCCTGGCCTCGTGGTGGATCTGGGCGTGGGTCTGTGGGCCTGGCCGATGCCGATGGACTTCGATGGCGATGGCGACCTGGACCTGGTGGTGAACTGCCCGGACAAGCCTTACAACGGCATCTACTTCTTCGAAAATGCGACGGGTGATACAGCTAAAAACAAGATGCCGGTGTTTAAGCCCGGAGTCCGTTTCAGCAAAGGCGCGCAGAATGTCCAGGTCAGTTATGTGGATGGCAAACCGGTGGTCATGAGCCCGGGTATGGTGCACCCAGATTTCCTGAAAACGGGCATCGAAAAGGAGGTCAAACTCGGGCCTGAAAAGAACATCCACATGAACAAGGTGCGCGCCAACATGTGGCGTAGCGTGGACTACGATGGCGACGGTCAGCAAGACCTCATCGTCGGGGTGGGTGACTGGACCGAGTATGGCTGGGACAATGCCTACGATGCCAACGGCCGCTGGATGAACGGGCCCATTCGCGGGTATGTTTATCTGCTGCGTAATACGGGCAACAATGACAAGCCCACCTATGACAAAGCGAAGAAAGTGATGGCCACGGATCGCCCGGTGGAAACCTTCGGCTGGCCGTCGCCGAACTTCGCTGACTTTGATGGCGATGGGGACTTGGACCTGCTGTGTGGCGAGTTTCTGGACGGCTTTACCTATTTTGAAAATACGGGCAGCCGCACCCAGCCGAAGTATGCGCTGAGCAAGCGCCTGAAAGCCGAGACGGGGAACTACCTAACCATGGACCTGGAGATGATCACCCCCACGGCCTATGATTGGGACAAGGATGGCGATCTGGACCTCATCGTGGGTGATGAAGACGGTCGTGTAGCCTTGGTGGAAAACACGGGCAAGCTGGTGGAAAAAGCGCCGGTGTTCAAAGAGCCTGTTTACTTCCAGCAGGAGGCGGATCAGATCAAGTTTGGTGCCCTCGTGACACCGGTCGGTTTTGACTGGGATGGCGATGGTGACATGGATCTCATTTGTGGTAACACCGCTGGTTATGTCGCCTTCATTGAAAACCTCAGTGGCAAAGGGGTGGAGAAGCCCAAGTGGGCAGCGCCTGTGCGCCTGGAGGCCGAAGGCAAAGCGATTCGTCCGATGGCTGGCCCGAATGGTTCCATCCAGGGCCCTTGTGAGGCAAAGTGGGGTTACACCACGCAGACCGTGGCGGACTGGGATGGTGATGGACTCCCGGATCTTGTGCTGAACTCCATTTTGGGGAAGGTCGTGTGGTACAAAAACATCGGCACCCGTGCCAAGCCGAAGCTGGGTGCAGCGCAGCCTGTGGATGTGGAGTGGAACGGCCCTCAGCCTCACCTCGCCTACGGCTGGCTCAAGCCCAAAGGCAAAGCTCTGCTGACACAGTGGCGCACCACTCCGGTGGCGGTGGATTGGAACAAGGACGGTCTCATGGACCTCGTCATGCTGGACCAGGAAGGTTACCTGGCCTTCTTTGAGCGAGCCAAAAAAGACGGCAAGCTCATCCTCCAGCATCCGAAGCGCGTCTTCTGTGCGGACAAAGAGGCGAAGGCTCCCGGTGTTGTGGACAAAGCGCTTGCCCATCTGAAAGTGCGTAACCCGGTGGACATGAAGGCTGGTGAAGCTTTGCGCCTGAATGCAGGCATCGCGGGAAAAAGCGGTCGCCGTAAGATCTGCATCATGGACTGGGATAGCGATGGCAAGCTGGACATCCTGCTGAACTCTGCGAACGCCAACTTCATCCGCCAGACTTCCGATGCCGACGGGAAGTGGTTCTTTGCTGACATGGGCCTGCTCTCCGATGCCAACATTGAAGGTCACGACGTGAGCCCTACGACGGTGGATTTTAATGACGATGGTATCCCTGACTTCGTCGGTGGTGCGGAAGACGGTCACCTCTACTACTTGCGCAATCCGAAGTCGAAGTAG
- a CDS encoding L-fucose/L-arabinose isomerase family protein, giving the protein MPNHRTIQLVASGDLRLSANQTCWPAQKAMEDALAKALKAEGYEVKRAHPYDAKKKHGFIASQREGIEVFRTVDPDAPIIVAEAVWQYSHHVLAGLSTHRGPILTVANWSGQWPGLVGLLNLNASLTKAGVTYSTLWSETFTDAYFKNGLREWLDTGAVTHDQSHVRDLSLLKLPQEDESLGRDFGRRFRNHKAILGVFDEGCMGMYNAIIPDNLFHATGCFKERLSQSSLYAAMQTVSDEDAAEAYAWLKKKGLQMQLGLNEATELTESQILLQCKMYIAAVRMADEFGCDAIGIQYQQGLKDLTPASDLVEGMLNNADRPPVRSVDGKRVLFEGEALPHFNEVDECAGLDGLVTYRLWRELGFAPENTLHDLRWGQKYNKDYVWVLLISGAAPPAHFIGGWKGASTERQPAMYFRLGGGTMKGISKPGHIVWSRVFVMDGALHCDIGVAEVVKLPAEETERRWQETTPQWPIMHAVLKGVSRDQMMARHKSNHIQVVYTPNEKQAHRAARIKAAAMSELGIHTSLCGDVKLG; this is encoded by the coding sequence ATGCCCAACCATCGCACCATCCAGCTCGTCGCCAGCGGCGACCTCCGACTTTCTGCCAACCAAACCTGCTGGCCAGCCCAGAAGGCCATGGAAGACGCTTTGGCCAAGGCCCTCAAGGCCGAAGGGTATGAAGTCAAACGTGCGCATCCTTACGATGCCAAGAAAAAGCATGGCTTCATCGCCAGTCAGCGCGAAGGCATCGAAGTCTTTCGCACCGTGGACCCCGATGCGCCCATCATCGTAGCGGAGGCGGTGTGGCAGTACTCGCATCACGTGCTAGCGGGGCTTAGCACGCATCGCGGGCCCATTTTGACCGTGGCGAACTGGAGCGGCCAGTGGCCCGGCCTCGTCGGCCTGCTGAATCTGAATGCCTCGCTGACCAAGGCGGGCGTGACCTACTCCACGCTCTGGAGCGAGACCTTCACGGACGCCTATTTTAAAAACGGCCTGCGTGAATGGCTCGATACGGGTGCAGTGACGCATGACCAGTCTCATGTGCGAGATCTTTCACTGTTAAAACTGCCGCAGGAAGATGAAAGCCTAGGCAGGGACTTCGGGCGTCGCTTCCGCAATCACAAGGCCATTCTTGGCGTCTTCGATGAAGGCTGCATGGGCATGTACAATGCCATCATTCCGGACAATCTTTTTCATGCCACGGGCTGTTTTAAGGAGCGCCTCAGCCAGTCCAGCCTCTATGCGGCCATGCAGACCGTGAGCGATGAGGACGCGGCGGAGGCTTATGCCTGGCTGAAGAAGAAAGGATTGCAAATGCAGTTAGGTCTGAATGAGGCGACCGAGCTCACCGAGTCGCAGATTCTTCTTCAGTGCAAAATGTACATCGCCGCCGTGCGCATGGCGGATGAATTCGGCTGCGATGCCATCGGCATCCAGTATCAGCAGGGGCTGAAGGACCTCACCCCAGCCAGCGACTTGGTGGAGGGCATGCTCAACAACGCCGACCGCCCACCCGTGCGCAGTGTCGATGGCAAACGTGTGCTTTTTGAGGGGGAGGCCCTGCCGCACTTCAACGAAGTGGACGAATGCGCCGGCCTGGATGGCCTCGTGACCTACCGGCTGTGGCGCGAGCTCGGCTTTGCCCCTGAAAACACCCTGCACGATCTCCGCTGGGGCCAGAAGTATAACAAAGATTATGTCTGGGTGCTCCTCATCAGCGGCGCGGCCCCTCCGGCCCATTTCATCGGCGGTTGGAAAGGAGCGAGCACGGAACGCCAGCCCGCCATGTACTTCCGCCTCGGCGGTGGCACGATGAAGGGCATTAGCAAACCTGGCCACATCGTCTGGAGCCGCGTCTTCGTCATGGATGGCGCGCTGCATTGCGACATCGGCGTGGCCGAGGTGGTCAAACTTCCTGCCGAGGAAACCGAACGCCGCTGGCAGGAAACCACCCCCCAGTGGCCCATCATGCACGCCGTGCTGAAAGGCGTGTCGCGAGATCAGATGATGGCCCGCCACAAGTCCAACCACATCCAAGTCGTGTACACCCCCAATGAAAAGCAGGCGCATCGTGCTGCCCGCATCAAGGCCGCCGCCATGAGCGAACTGGGCATCCATACCAGCCTGTGTGGCGATGTGAAGCTGGGGTGA